ATTTTCACTTTTCAAATTTTCAATACGCGGCGGAATTTTTATTAAATATTTCCCAATAAAATTTTTTATTGCTTTCTCAGTTTCATTTTTTGCTTCATTGGGGCTTTGGACAACCCACATTGCAAATTTGTATAAAGCTTCATTATCCACTTTTATCCAATAATTGTTTTTATACAAAAGAAGCATGAGGGAAGTCATTGCAATTCGTTTATTCCCGTTCTGAAAAGGATGGTTTTTATTCATCAAATAAAAAAGCATACTTGCTTTTCCTACCAATCCCTTGTAAAGGCCTTCTCCGCCGAAACTCTGTTGCGGCGTAAGAATGCAACTTTCCAGCCGGTTAGGAAACCGCGTGGAATGGTGAGGAATTGGTTCGTTAAAAGTCATCCACTTCTGAGCTAAACTGACAGCTATATATTCAACTTCTTGAACCGTGATAAACTTGATATTCATTTATTCATTACCGAGTTTTTTTAAGACTTCACCGTAATCT
The DNA window shown above is from Elusimicrobiota bacterium and carries:
- a CDS encoding type II toxin-antitoxin system death-on-curing family toxin is translated as MNIKFITVQEVEYIAVSLAQKWMTFNEPIPHHSTRFPNRLESCILTPQQSFGGEGLYKGLVGKASMLFYLMNKNHPFQNGNKRIAMTSLMLLLYKNNYWIKVDNEALYKFAMWVVQSPNEAKNETEKAIKNFIGKYLIKIPPRIENLKSENEEQMKRNAEQEAYRREGKEINK